From a single Glycine soja cultivar W05 chromosome 19, ASM419377v2, whole genome shotgun sequence genomic region:
- the LOC114398987 gene encoding pentatricopeptide repeat-containing protein At5g66500, mitochondrial-like, translating to RSLTAKLKQKTSKTSNLNYVPYLIDILNHSFTNSSLSHVHFPSDISQTNSLIASYVRRGDPVSALTLFHSLRRRAHSDVVADAYTFTSILRASSLLRVSGQFGTQVHAQMLKTGADSGTVAKTALLDMYSKCGSLDEATKVFDEMRHRDVVAWNALLSCFLRCDLPVEAVGVLREMGRENVELSEFTLCSALKSCALLKALELGRQVHGLVVCMGRDLVVLSTALVDFYTSVGCVDDALKVFYSLKGCWKDDMMYNSMVSGCVRSRRYDEAFRVMGFVRPNAVALTSALVGCSENLDLWAGKQIHCVAFRWAFTFDTQLCNALLDMYAKCGRISQALSVFHGICEKDVISWTCMIDAYGRNGQGREAVEVFREMREVGSKVLPNSVTFLSVLSASGHSGLVEEGKNCFKLLREKYGLQPDPEHYACYIDILGRAGNIEEVWYAYHNMVVQGTRPTAGVWVALLNACSLNQDVERSELAAKHLLQLEPNKASNIVLVSNFYAAIDRWDCVEELRSIMRTKGLAKEAGNSWINVPGFNRHAISLSA from the coding sequence CGATCATTAACGGCAAAGCTGAAACAGAAAACGAGCAAGACATCGAACCTCAACTATGTTCCTTACTTGATCGATATTCTCAACCACTCTTTCACGAACTCTTCACTCTCTCACGTTCACTTCCCTTCAGACATTTCCCAAACGAACTCCCTCATCGCCTCTTACGTTCGCCGAGGCGACCCTGTCTCCGCATTGACCCTCTTTCATTCTCTCCGTCGTCGCGCGCATTCCGATGTCGTCGCCGACGCCTACACCTTCACCTCCATCTTGCGCGCTTCTTCTCTCTTGCGTGTCTCCGGACAATTCGGGACGCAAGTCCACGCCCAGATGCTCAAAACGGGCGCTGATTCCGGAACCGTGGCGAAAACCGCGCTGCTTGACATGTACTCGAAATGTGGGTctttggatgaagcaacaaagGTGTTTGATGAAATGCGTCACAGAGATGTTGTTGCTTGGAATGCTCTGCTTTCGTGTTTTTTGAGGTGTGATCTTCCCGTTGAGGCTGTTGGGGTTCTAAGAGAGATGGGGAGGGAGAATGTGGAGCTTAGTGAGTTCACTTTGTGTTCTGCGTTGAAGTCTTGCGCTTTGTTGAAGGCGTTGGAGCTTGGGAGGCAGGTTCATGGTTTGGTGGTGTGTATGGGGCGTGACTTGGTTGTTTTGAGCACTGCTCTTGTTGATTTTTACACCAGTGTTGGGTGTGTTGATGATGCTTTGAAAGTGTTTTACAGTTTGAAGGGTTGTTGGAAGGATGATATGATGTATAACTCGATGGTTTCTGGGTGTGTTAGGAGTAGGAGGTATGATGAGGCTTTTAGAGTTATGGGTTTTGTGAGGCCCAATGCTGTTGCACTCACTAGTGCTCTGGTGGGTTGCTCTGAGAATTTGGATTTGTGGGCAGGCAAGCAGATTCATTGTGTTGCGTTTCGTTGGGCTTTTACTTTCGACACTCAGCTGTGCAATGCCTTGTTGGATATGTATGCGAAATGCGGGAGGATTTCGCAGGCTCTGTCAGTGTTTCATGGAATTTGTGAGAAGGATGTGATTTCTTGGACTTGTATGATTGATGCGTATGGAAGAAATGGGCAAGGACGTGAAGCTGTTGAGGTGTTTCGGGAAATGAGGGAGGTTGGAAGTAAGGTGTTGCCAAATTCTGTGACTTTTTTGTCTGTTTTATCTGCCTCTGGTCACTCTGGACTGGTGGAGGAAgggaaaaattgtttcaaattGTTGAGGGAGAAGTATGGTCTTCAACCGGATCCGGAGCACTATGCTTGTTACATAGATATCTTAGGTCGAGCGGGTAATATAGAAGAGGTATGGTATGCATATCACAATATGGTTGTGCAAGGTACTAGGCCTACTGCAGGAGTATGGGTAGCATTGTTGAATGCTTGCAGTCTTAATCAGGATGTTGAAAGAAGTGAATTGGCTGCAAAGCATCTCTTGCAGTTGGAACCCAATAAAGCTAGCAATATTGTGCTTGTATCAAATTTTTATGCAGCCATTGACAGGTGGGATTGTGTGGAAGAGCTGAGAAGCATCATGAGGACCAAAGGGTTGGCCAAGGAAGCTGGGAATAGCTGGATCAATGTTCCAGGCTTCAATCGACATGCCATATCACTATCTGCTTGA